In Syngnathus scovelli strain Florida chromosome 11, RoL_Ssco_1.2, whole genome shotgun sequence, one DNA window encodes the following:
- the LOC125977515 gene encoding large ribosomal subunit protein eL22, translating to MAPIKKHVMFKKTGGKRKKQVLKFTLDCTHPVEDGIMDAANFERFLHERIKVNGKAGSLGGGVVSIERSKSKIAVNSEVPFSKRYLKYLTKKYLKKNNLRDWLRVVANTKESYELRYFQINQDEEEEEED from the exons ATGGCGCCGATT AAGAAGCATGTGATGTTCAAAAAGACCGGTGGCAAGAGGAAGAAGCAGGTCTTAAAGTTCACGTTGGACTGCACGCATCCGGTGGAGGATGGCATCATGGATGCTGCCAACTTT GAGCGATTCTTGCACGAGCGCATCAAAGTCAACGGCAAAGCGGGAAGCCTTGGCGGCGGCGTGGTGTCCATCGAGAGGAGCAAGAGTAAAATTGCCGTCAACTCTGAAGTTCCCTTTTCTAAGAG GTACCTCAAGTATCTGACCAAGAAGTACCTGAAGAAGAACAACCTGCGGGACTGGTTGCGTGTGGTGGCCAACACCAAGGAGAGCTACGAGTTGCGCTACTTCCAGATCAACcaagacgaagaggaggaagaggaggactaA